Proteins from one Armatimonadota bacterium genomic window:
- a CDS encoding aminotransferase class V-fold PLP-dependent enzyme, translated as MDLTPKALRAQFPIKQHCAFFNHAAVAPIPACTADAVALLAAQQRDKVYSKYGDWVARLAEARRNLAALLGTKRRNIAFTKNTTSGLILATQGIPFEPGDNVIISSIEFPANVYPWLALEAQGVETRMVQPREGRILLDDVAAAMDANTRAVSLSWVQYSNGFRVDLASLSQLCADRGAWLVVDAIQGLGAIPIDVDSLGIDFLCADGHKWLLSVEGCGVLYVSDRAMEQMRPANVGWMSVKGAQDYGEYRLELRDDAGRFEEGTHNMLGGHALGASAGLLLDVGPERVWERIQQLTGRLVEGLLGAGCEILSPRGEGATSGIISFRLPGMAPETVVEQLAKRDIVVCARAGGVRVSPHFYNDEAEIDRLVEEVRRLSPEMGTGTILR; from the coding sequence ATGGACCTGACCCCCAAAGCCCTGCGCGCCCAGTTCCCCATCAAGCAGCACTGCGCGTTCTTCAACCACGCCGCCGTGGCGCCGATCCCCGCCTGCACTGCGGATGCCGTGGCCCTTCTGGCGGCCCAGCAGCGCGACAAGGTGTACTCGAAGTATGGCGACTGGGTGGCACGGCTGGCTGAAGCGCGGAGGAATCTCGCGGCGCTTCTGGGCACGAAGCGGCGCAATATCGCCTTCACGAAAAACACCACCAGCGGCCTGATTCTCGCTACCCAGGGCATTCCCTTCGAGCCCGGCGACAATGTGATCATTTCCTCCATCGAGTTCCCGGCCAACGTGTACCCGTGGCTGGCGCTGGAAGCACAGGGTGTCGAGACCCGCATGGTCCAGCCGCGTGAGGGACGCATTCTGCTGGACGATGTGGCCGCCGCCATGGATGCGAACACCCGCGCGGTCTCGCTGAGCTGGGTGCAGTACTCCAACGGCTTCCGCGTCGACCTCGCTTCCCTCTCCCAGCTCTGCGCGGACCGCGGCGCGTGGCTCGTTGTGGACGCCATTCAGGGCCTGGGCGCGATCCCCATCGACGTGGACAGCCTGGGCATCGATTTCCTGTGTGCGGACGGGCACAAGTGGTTGCTCTCGGTGGAAGGCTGCGGGGTGCTGTATGTGTCGGACCGCGCCATGGAGCAGATGCGGCCGGCGAATGTGGGCTGGATGAGCGTCAAAGGTGCCCAGGACTACGGCGAGTACCGGCTGGAATTGCGGGACGATGCCGGGCGCTTCGAGGAGGGCACCCACAACATGCTGGGCGGCCATGCGCTGGGGGCATCGGCGGGGTTGCTGCTTGACGTCGGTCCGGAGCGCGTCTGGGAGCGCATCCAGCAGCTCACCGGGCGACTGGTGGAGGGCCTGCTGGGGGCGGGGTGCGAGATTCTCTCTCCGCGCGGGGAAGGGGCAACATCGGGCATCATCAGCTTCCGCCTGCCGGGGATGGCACCGGAGACGGTGGTGGAGCAGCTTGCGAAGCGGGACATTGTTGTCTGCGCCCGGGCAGGTGGCGTGCGTGTTTCGCCCCATTTCTACAATGACGAGGCCGAGATTGATCGGCTGGTTGAGGAAGTGCGCAGGCTATCTCCTGAAATGGGTACAGGCACCATCCTCCGGTAG
- a CDS encoding discoidin domain-containing protein has product MTRNWITLALAALAINSIIALHASEQDVRQILEGVKLIDAPGLPGPVSAFGPNAFAVVVGGADGGTKLPLVAATRFGQGRAVLFGKGEFLDAGTMDLHDTGRLLRNAIRWASGKEGEIVAAVLRHDGLTQALSRDGIQARQTDLSSLDGVDVLVLNPTHAPAEKLPMISDFVRAGGGLVAGDLGWGWLQINPGKTLPRDNHANLLLAPMGLIILDGILDRTAKDGYVAGEVPSELTNAGTALDRTIAHERGEVKLSNAELAQAGAIISSTLQAMPPSDTILLPRIEAVVSDAARNLVPTREKPIRQEDVLDRLAMTVAIRNAKSAPADQVKAHPAAATFPGEVPADAPRVSREVTIHTSTPGWHSTGLYAAPGELLTVSIPADATELKLEARIGSTTCRLWNHAKWTRAPEVDRQFALKDPETPIANAFGGLVYIVVPDKCEPREIAVRIENAVEAPYFVAGQTTLEQWKSTVRNLPAPRAEIASDKAILTVPSAVIRTLDNPASLLRVWDQILDHCADLAAFPTRDRVKPQRYCADAQICAGYMHAGNPIMIPNSAAPDLVNVAHLVNEGDWGLYHETGHMHQNSDWTFGGTGEVTVNLFTLYVLDRLCGMRLADTRVSADKTQSMVLKHIASGCDFDRWKRDPFLALTMYTQLIDGFGWDAFKQVFAVYRDLPEGQRPKSDDEKRDQWLTRFSRQVGRNLGPFFVAWGVPTSEDARRSIEDLPVWMPADFPPENPRDKRKAPKATVLRVSSENEGDGEASNALDGFADTIWHTRWRGEVPQYPHELVVDLGEEMALKGITVLPRQSGVNGYIAKFALYASNDPDQWGSAVAAGTWDKTPELKTVQFAETVKARYLRFVAQEAFDGQPWASLAELDVIPAD; this is encoded by the coding sequence ATGACTCGCAACTGGATCACCCTCGCCCTGGCGGCTCTGGCAATCAACTCCATCATCGCCCTTCATGCATCCGAGCAAGACGTCCGCCAGATCCTGGAGGGCGTCAAGCTCATCGACGCACCCGGACTGCCCGGTCCCGTCTCGGCTTTCGGCCCCAATGCCTTCGCGGTGGTCGTCGGTGGAGCGGACGGCGGCACGAAGCTTCCGTTGGTTGCCGCGACCCGTTTCGGCCAGGGCCGCGCGGTGCTCTTCGGCAAAGGCGAGTTCCTCGATGCCGGCACCATGGACCTGCATGACACAGGCCGCTTGCTTCGGAACGCGATCCGTTGGGCTTCGGGCAAGGAGGGCGAAATCGTCGCCGCAGTTCTTCGCCACGACGGTCTCACGCAGGCCCTCAGCCGTGATGGTATCCAGGCCCGGCAGACCGATCTCTCAAGTCTGGACGGCGTAGACGTCCTGGTGCTCAACCCGACGCATGCCCCGGCGGAAAAACTGCCCATGATCTCCGATTTCGTGAGGGCGGGCGGGGGCTTGGTTGCCGGGGACCTGGGTTGGGGCTGGCTGCAGATCAACCCCGGCAAGACGCTACCCCGGGACAATCACGCTAACTTGCTCCTCGCGCCCATGGGTCTAATCATACTCGACGGCATCCTTGACCGCACCGCCAAAGACGGGTACGTCGCCGGCGAGGTACCGAGCGAGCTCACCAATGCCGGCACCGCACTTGACCGCACCATCGCCCATGAGCGCGGCGAGGTCAAGCTCAGTAACGCAGAACTCGCCCAGGCCGGCGCGATCATCTCGAGCACGCTCCAGGCCATGCCGCCCAGCGACACAATCCTGCTGCCGCGCATTGAGGCGGTGGTCAGCGATGCCGCGCGCAACCTGGTGCCGACCCGCGAGAAGCCGATTCGCCAGGAGGATGTGCTGGACCGTCTGGCGATGACCGTCGCAATACGCAATGCCAAGAGCGCGCCGGCGGACCAAGTGAAAGCGCATCCGGCAGCCGCGACATTTCCCGGCGAAGTCCCGGCTGATGCTCCACGCGTGAGCCGCGAGGTGACCATCCATACATCCACCCCCGGCTGGCACAGCACCGGGCTGTACGCCGCGCCGGGCGAACTGCTCACCGTGAGCATTCCCGCGGACGCGACCGAGTTGAAGCTGGAAGCCCGCATCGGCTCTACCACCTGCCGCCTGTGGAACCATGCGAAATGGACCCGAGCGCCGGAAGTCGATCGGCAATTCGCCCTGAAGGACCCCGAAACACCGATTGCCAACGCCTTTGGCGGGTTGGTGTACATTGTCGTGCCGGACAAGTGTGAGCCGCGGGAGATCGCGGTCCGGATTGAGAATGCAGTTGAGGCGCCGTACTTCGTGGCGGGACAGACCACGCTGGAGCAGTGGAAGAGCACGGTGCGCAACCTTCCCGCTCCCCGAGCCGAGATCGCGTCGGACAAGGCTATCCTCACTGTTCCCTCCGCGGTGATCCGTACACTCGACAACCCCGCCAGCCTCCTGCGGGTCTGGGACCAGATTCTCGACCACTGTGCAGACCTGGCCGCCTTCCCCACGCGCGATCGCGTAAAGCCACAGCGGTACTGCGCCGATGCACAGATTTGCGCCGGGTACATGCACGCGGGCAACCCGATTATGATCCCCAACAGCGCCGCGCCGGACCTGGTGAACGTGGCGCATCTGGTGAACGAGGGCGACTGGGGGCTTTATCACGAGACCGGGCACATGCACCAGAACAGTGACTGGACCTTCGGCGGCACTGGCGAGGTGACCGTGAACCTGTTCACGCTCTACGTGCTGGACCGGCTGTGCGGAATGCGCCTGGCGGACACCCGGGTATCCGCGGACAAAACCCAGTCAATGGTCCTCAAGCACATCGCTTCGGGCTGCGACTTCGACCGCTGGAAGCGCGACCCGTTCCTGGCCTTGACCATGTACACCCAACTCATCGACGGGTTCGGCTGGGACGCTTTCAAGCAGGTGTTCGCGGTCTACCGAGATCTGCCCGAAGGCCAGCGGCCGAAGAGCGACGATGAGAAGCGCGACCAGTGGCTGACCCGCTTCAGCCGCCAGGTGGGACGCAACCTGGGACCGTTCTTTGTGGCCTGGGGAGTACCCACATCCGAAGACGCGCGCAGGTCCATCGAAGACCTGCCCGTATGGATGCCCGCCGACTTCCCACCCGAGAACCCCCGCGACAAGCGCAAGGCACCGAAGGCTACGGTGCTGCGGGTGTCCAGCGAGAACGAGGGGGATGGCGAGGCATCCAATGCGCTGGACGGCTTCGCGGACACCATCTGGCACACCCGCTGGCGAGGTGAGGTTCCGCAGTACCCGCATGAGCTCGTGGTGGACCTCGGCGAGGAGATGGCGCTCAAGGGTATCACCGTCCTGCCGCGCCAGAGCGGTGTGAACGGGTATATCGCGAAGTTCGCCCTGTACGCTTCGAATGACCCCGACCAGTGGGGATCGGCGGTCGCCGCGGGGACCTGGGACAAGACGCCAGAGCTGAAGACTGTGCAGTTCGCGGAAACGGTGAAGGCCCGTTACTTGAGGTTCGTGGCACAGGAGGCCTTCGACGGGCAACCCTGGGCATCCTTGGCGGAGCTTGATGTGATTCCGGCCGACTGA
- a CDS encoding bifunctional oligoribonuclease/PAP phosphatase NrnA → MSQSPESSPAESLQPTGARVIADRLAGCRRVLVATHENPDGDGIGSMLALRLALSRLGCDAVCVLPQGCPRRYRFLPATETILAEPPPQAFDCAIALDCDAPGRLGDLEQAFFASPLTLNVDHHAAENEFAQVNWCDGTKAATGLMVLELIRAMGVDIDAAIATCLYCAIVADTGVFRFQNTSSEALRAAADLLEAGANPAEIARRAAEEMPLAKARLLGRALASARLEAGVVLIATLSLDDFQAAEALPEHTDGIIDDLKRISEARVTMLLREERPGSWRVSLRSQDADVATVCRKFGGGGHRLAAGCELEASPEEVTASVLREILAELFP, encoded by the coding sequence ATGAGCCAGAGCCCTGAGAGCAGTCCCGCCGAAAGCCTCCAGCCCACCGGCGCACGGGTTATCGCGGATCGGCTTGCGGGTTGCCGGCGCGTCCTCGTTGCCACCCACGAGAACCCCGACGGTGACGGCATCGGCAGCATGCTGGCTCTGCGTCTGGCGCTATCACGGCTGGGCTGTGATGCCGTATGCGTCCTGCCGCAGGGCTGCCCAAGACGCTACCGATTCCTCCCGGCAACGGAAACCATTCTGGCCGAGCCGCCGCCTCAAGCCTTCGATTGCGCCATAGCCCTGGACTGCGACGCACCGGGTCGGCTTGGGGACCTGGAGCAGGCGTTCTTCGCGTCACCCCTCACCCTGAACGTTGATCACCATGCGGCCGAGAATGAGTTCGCGCAGGTCAACTGGTGCGATGGCACGAAAGCGGCTACAGGCCTGATGGTCCTCGAACTGATACGGGCGATGGGCGTGGACATCGACGCCGCGATTGCCACGTGCCTGTACTGCGCGATTGTTGCGGATACCGGGGTTTTCCGGTTTCAGAATACAAGTTCGGAGGCCCTGCGGGCTGCGGCGGATCTCCTTGAAGCGGGGGCGAATCCCGCTGAGATCGCCCGTCGGGCGGCAGAGGAAATGCCGCTTGCGAAGGCGCGCCTGCTCGGCCGCGCGCTGGCGTCGGCGCGGCTCGAGGCGGGGGTGGTGCTGATCGCCACGCTCAGTCTCGACGACTTCCAGGCGGCGGAAGCACTCCCCGAGCATACCGACGGGATCATCGACGACCTCAAGCGCATTTCGGAGGCCCGGGTGACCATGCTTTTGAGGGAAGAGCGTCCCGGATCCTGGCGCGTCAGCCTCCGCTCCCAGGATGCGGACGTCGCCACCGTCTGCCGCAAGTTCGGCGGAGGTGGGCACCGACTGGCGGCGGGTTGCGAACTCGAGGCGAGCCCCGAGGAAGTCACGGCGTCAGTATTGCGCGAGATCCTTGCCGAGCTTTTCCCATGA
- the ribF gene encoding riboflavin biosynthesis protein RibF, translating into MRRNSYCPGGSFSSANSAGTFVLPDLDCIFESAFSAMLVYNGLDDPALTRTDRVLAVGAFDGVHRGHQRLLNHICRIAHEYGVQSSVMTFEPIPAQVFRPAGPNNVRLTTREERDRELSKHCIDAALVVDFDQKFRAISAVEFARDILVERLGVIALVASKTHSFGRNAEADVRRITELGMEFGFEVHVLPPILVDDRRINSTEVRRQLWAGDVETSNTWLGRPYELSGEVIQGRHVGRQLGFPTANVQPTPEKLVPGDGVYACAAYVDDGSAELPDWVPAAVSIGAPSTFGIQERTIEAHLLAGNDLDLVGRRLRLLFLARLRDVRTFHSPDALARQIARDVEQVRAEFKERL; encoded by the coding sequence GTGCGGCGAAACAGCTACTGCCCCGGAGGGTCTTTCAGTAGCGCGAATTCTGCCGGGACCTTCGTGCTTCCGGATCTCGACTGTATCTTCGAAAGCGCCTTTTCAGCCATGCTTGTCTACAATGGTCTCGATGACCCTGCCCTCACGCGCACCGATCGCGTTCTCGCGGTAGGGGCCTTCGATGGCGTCCACCGCGGACACCAGCGGCTGCTCAACCACATCTGCCGCATTGCCCACGAATACGGCGTGCAGTCGTCGGTGATGACCTTCGAGCCGATCCCGGCGCAGGTGTTCCGGCCCGCGGGGCCCAATAATGTGCGCCTCACCACCCGCGAAGAACGCGACCGGGAGCTGTCCAAGCATTGCATCGACGCGGCACTGGTGGTGGATTTCGACCAGAAGTTCCGGGCTATCTCAGCGGTGGAGTTCGCGCGGGACATCCTGGTGGAGCGCCTCGGCGTCATCGCCCTGGTGGCCAGCAAGACCCACAGCTTCGGCCGCAATGCCGAGGCCGACGTGAGACGCATCACCGAACTCGGGATGGAGTTCGGCTTCGAAGTCCACGTGCTGCCGCCGATTCTGGTGGATGATCGCAGGATCAACAGTACCGAGGTGCGGCGGCAGTTGTGGGCGGGTGACGTGGAGACGTCGAATACGTGGCTGGGGCGGCCTTACGAGCTGTCCGGCGAGGTGATACAGGGGCGGCACGTTGGCCGGCAGCTTGGCTTCCCCACGGCCAACGTGCAGCCGACACCCGAGAAGCTCGTGCCGGGTGACGGAGTCTATGCCTGCGCGGCGTATGTGGACGATGGGTCGGCGGAACTGCCTGACTGGGTCCCCGCTGCGGTGAGCATCGGCGCCCCGAGCACCTTCGGCATCCAGGAGCGCACCATCGAGGCACATCTGTTAGCGGGGAATGACCTGGACCTGGTGGGCCGGCGCTTGCGGCTGTTATTCCTGGCGCGGTTGCGGGATGTGCGTACATTCCACAGCCCGGATGCCCTCGCGCGCCAGATTGCCCGCGACGTGGAACAGGTACGCGCCGAGTTCAAGGAGCGCCTCTAG
- a CDS encoding membrane dipeptidase, which yields MGGTGRRARRRPTRIDGECGFRVGRPSRSASCDRRIRRQPVNPFVDHCREVGISILKPSQRDLNYGLKLHEESLVFDSYGFAPRAAVDSEVLSEAAEAGASDLELQDLSEDMSLSRWVEDETEKQEYRRAWEYAGVDCIFQNAGEESQSISRLLKRLARFTYAADFGRDVLSRASLPEDVEQAKRDGKRCLYFSGNGVPLAEDWNSVHEELRYIRVFFQLGIRMMHLTYNRRNMIGDGCAEPANAGLSDFGRAVIAEMNRVGVIVDCAHSGWQTSLEAARASSMPMVCSHSGCAELNAHHRCKPDEVIRAICDTGGYIGICCIPAFLGGSGDINAFLNHIDHVVKVFGADHVTIGTDTAYSSRTPAAQKGGVPRHKSRPRWENFWQPNDPLFDRKWHEPQMQESLAWTNWPLFTVGMVQRGYSDEDIRKILGGNVLRVAKAVLRR from the coding sequence ATCGGCGGCACCGGCCGGCGGGCGAGACGACGCCCCACGCGGATTGATGGGGAATGCGGTTTTCGCGTAGGCCGACCGTCCCGGTCGGCCTCTTGTGACCGCCGAATCAGGAGACAACCCGTGAACCCATTCGTTGACCACTGCCGCGAAGTTGGAATCTCTATCCTGAAGCCCTCGCAGCGAGACCTGAACTACGGCCTCAAGCTCCACGAGGAGAGCCTGGTTTTCGACTCCTACGGTTTCGCGCCAAGAGCAGCCGTGGATTCCGAGGTCCTGAGTGAGGCCGCTGAAGCCGGCGCTTCCGACCTCGAACTGCAAGACCTTTCCGAGGACATGAGCTTGTCCCGCTGGGTGGAGGACGAGACCGAGAAGCAAGAGTACCGCAGGGCCTGGGAGTACGCCGGGGTCGACTGCATCTTCCAGAATGCGGGCGAGGAGAGCCAGTCGATCTCCCGGCTCCTCAAACGCCTCGCGCGGTTCACCTATGCAGCGGATTTCGGGCGCGACGTGCTTTCCCGGGCTTCCCTGCCGGAGGACGTGGAACAGGCGAAACGCGACGGCAAGCGGTGCCTGTACTTCTCCGGAAACGGCGTTCCACTGGCTGAAGACTGGAACTCGGTGCATGAGGAGCTGCGCTACATCCGGGTCTTCTTCCAGCTTGGCATCCGCATGATGCATCTGACCTACAACCGCCGGAACATGATCGGCGACGGGTGCGCTGAACCGGCCAATGCCGGCCTGAGCGATTTCGGCCGCGCGGTGATCGCCGAGATGAACCGCGTGGGCGTCATCGTAGACTGCGCCCACTCCGGCTGGCAGACCAGCCTTGAGGCCGCGCGGGCATCCTCGATGCCCATGGTATGCAGCCACTCGGGCTGCGCCGAACTCAACGCGCACCATCGCTGCAAGCCCGACGAGGTGATCCGCGCCATCTGCGACACGGGCGGGTACATTGGCATCTGCTGCATCCCGGCATTCCTGGGCGGCAGCGGGGACATCAATGCTTTTCTGAATCACATCGACCACGTTGTCAAGGTGTTCGGCGCGGACCACGTCACCATCGGCACCGACACCGCTTACTCTTCGCGCACCCCGGCAGCCCAGAAGGGCGGCGTGCCCCGGCACAAATCCCGCCCACGCTGGGAGAACTTCTGGCAGCCCAATGACCCTCTCTTCGACAGAAAGTGGCACGAGCCGCAGATGCAGGAGAGCCTCGCGTGGACCAACTGGCCGCTGTTCACCGTGGGCATGGTGCAGCGAGGCTACAGCGACGAGGACATCCGCAAGATTCTGGGGGGGAATGTGCTGCGGGTGGCGAAGGCGGTACTGCGCAGGTAG
- the truB gene encoding tRNA pseudouridine(55) synthase TruB, which produces MSQSICGIVNVLKPPGMTSHDVVARVRRISGAKVGHTGTLDPLAAGVLVLALGGATRVSEFILQEDKTYRAEFILGLSTDSLDLEGELVSETSSASVQREDVEQVLRTLTGEIEMIPPMFSAVRHGGRKLYDLARQGQDVERPARTVQVFRFELLDFAPGHRARALCEVHCSKGTYIRSLAEMVGDRLGCGACLGFLLRTSQGDHRIEDSNTLEELSDRESIAARVVPLVRALPQIPAVSVDLAAAGVLANGNPVALPDDAAARPDLRPGGWAMVTCGENAVCLAEVSGEGAAKQLLPRRVFQ; this is translated from the coding sequence ATGAGTCAGTCCATCTGCGGGATCGTCAATGTTCTGAAGCCGCCGGGGATGACTTCCCACGACGTTGTCGCCCGAGTGCGTCGAATAAGCGGTGCGAAGGTCGGGCACACGGGCACACTCGACCCCCTGGCCGCCGGCGTCCTCGTCCTCGCTCTTGGCGGGGCTACCCGCGTGAGCGAGTTCATTCTGCAGGAAGACAAGACGTACCGGGCCGAGTTCATCCTGGGCCTGTCCACCGATTCGTTGGACCTCGAAGGCGAGCTAGTGAGTGAGACTTCCAGCGCGTCTGTCCAACGGGAAGACGTGGAGCAGGTGCTTCGGACTCTCACGGGCGAGATTGAGATGATCCCGCCGATGTTCTCCGCCGTGCGCCACGGAGGCCGGAAGCTATACGATCTCGCGCGCCAGGGGCAGGACGTGGAGCGTCCTGCGCGCACGGTTCAGGTCTTCCGCTTTGAGCTGCTGGACTTCGCTCCGGGTCACCGCGCCCGAGCGCTGTGCGAAGTCCACTGCTCCAAGGGCACGTATATCCGCAGTCTCGCCGAGATGGTGGGGGATAGGCTGGGCTGCGGCGCCTGCCTTGGGTTCCTGCTTCGCACATCCCAGGGAGACCACCGCATCGAAGACAGCAACACTCTCGAGGAGCTTTCCGACCGGGAAAGCATTGCGGCGCGCGTGGTGCCCCTAGTCCGGGCCCTGCCGCAGATTCCGGCGGTGAGCGTTGACCTGGCAGCCGCTGGGGTACTCGCCAACGGCAATCCGGTTGCCTTGCCTGATGATGCCGCTGCTAGACCCGACCTGCGCCCGGGAGGATGGGCGATGGTGACCTGCGGCGAAAACGCGGTTTGCCTTGCCGAGGTGAGCGGGGAGGGTGCGGCGAAACAGCTACTGCCCCGGAGGGTCTTTCAGTAG
- a CDS encoding Gfo/Idh/MocA family oxidoreductase, protein MGKYRVGLIGCGRIGSEFEDLFPEKPSSIAGAFTMHPDCELVAGCNRGEERLQRFGKRWGVTALYHDHRAMLSHENLDIVGIATPPGAHRDQVIAAAEAGVKGIFCEKPMGLSIGECDDMIAACRASGAKLLINCTRRWIGQYEALRREITAGRWGELLHMVGCCQGCKPLPDWEAEFEGPMLHDAVHLYDLMRFFAGDVEWVMGTASRRKRHDLRVEDTSLAILQFSSGVQGVTIVDELTEDSRFWLELHFERGLVKVGPVFEARKSVRADTDETWWYTLAEDEFPPPVWDGTGILNAVRDLVTSMELGTETRSTGEDGRAAIEVIMALYESERRGHEKIHLPFEEPRRMLDVLREEGIY, encoded by the coding sequence ATGGGCAAGTACCGCGTGGGCCTCATCGGCTGCGGCAGAATCGGAAGCGAGTTCGAGGATCTCTTCCCTGAAAAGCCATCCAGTATCGCCGGGGCATTCACCATGCACCCCGACTGCGAGCTTGTGGCGGGCTGCAACCGCGGCGAAGAGCGCTTGCAGAGGTTCGGCAAGCGCTGGGGAGTGACCGCACTCTACCACGACCACCGGGCTATGCTGTCCCACGAGAACCTTGACATCGTGGGGATCGCGACGCCGCCTGGTGCGCATCGCGACCAGGTGATTGCGGCTGCCGAGGCCGGCGTCAAGGGCATCTTCTGCGAGAAGCCCATGGGGCTGAGCATCGGCGAATGTGACGACATGATCGCCGCCTGCAGGGCGTCGGGCGCGAAGCTTCTCATCAATTGCACCCGGCGCTGGATCGGGCAGTACGAGGCATTGCGGCGCGAGATCACCGCGGGAAGATGGGGCGAGCTCCTCCACATGGTGGGTTGCTGTCAGGGCTGCAAACCACTTCCCGACTGGGAAGCCGAGTTCGAGGGCCCAATGCTCCACGACGCCGTACATCTGTACGATCTCATGCGGTTTTTCGCCGGCGATGTGGAGTGGGTGATGGGCACCGCGTCGCGACGCAAGCGCCATGACCTGCGCGTGGAGGACACCAGCCTGGCGATACTCCAGTTTTCCAGCGGCGTGCAGGGCGTGACCATCGTGGACGAGCTTACCGAAGACTCCCGCTTCTGGCTGGAGCTTCACTTCGAACGCGGGTTGGTCAAAGTCGGCCCGGTGTTCGAAGCGCGCAAGTCCGTGCGCGCGGATACCGATGAGACCTGGTGGTACACGCTTGCCGAGGACGAGTTCCCGCCTCCGGTCTGGGACGGCACGGGGATACTCAATGCAGTGCGCGACCTGGTGACGTCCATGGAACTCGGCACCGAGACGCGCTCCACGGGAGAGGACGGCCGCGCTGCCATCGAAGTTATCATGGCGCTGTATGAATCCGAGCGGCGGGGGCACGAGAAGATACACCTCCCCTTCGAGGAGCCCCGGCGAATGCTGGACGTCCTGCGGGAAGAGGGGATCTATTGA
- a CDS encoding uroporphyrinogen-III decarboxylase-like protein: MTSRERVLAAIDLGKPDRVPLDIWATGEVWAKLQAHFQTDDIGAIRRELHIDGFAGVGPAYIGPPVPTYSDGTIEDYWGIRSRPIQYETGTYYEMCHHPLASAKTVADLDEYNWPRADWFDFSGVRAQCEAVCETAVIESGYSAPFYFFNKLRGLEQSLLDLALNPELSHEIIRRLCDFFYDYCERLFEAGGGLIDMSQLTDDFGSQTGLMISASMFDEYFLEGYQRLAKLMQDHGVRIFHHDDGAMWELIPRLLDLGMNVLNPVQYVCGNVDLDWLKNTYGDRLCFHGGIENQSILPFGTVDEVREEVRHCIRTLGRGGGYILAPCHNIQAVTPVENIIAMYETAWEEGWY; encoded by the coding sequence ATGACCTCGCGCGAGCGCGTCTTGGCCGCAATCGATCTGGGCAAGCCCGACCGCGTGCCTCTGGATATATGGGCCACCGGGGAAGTCTGGGCCAAGCTGCAGGCCCATTTCCAGACCGACGACATCGGGGCGATCCGCCGCGAACTGCACATCGACGGGTTCGCCGGCGTCGGTCCGGCCTACATAGGCCCGCCTGTGCCGACGTACTCAGACGGCACCATTGAGGACTACTGGGGCATCCGTTCGCGGCCCATCCAGTATGAGACCGGCACCTACTATGAGATGTGCCATCATCCGTTGGCATCGGCGAAGACCGTTGCTGATCTGGACGAGTACAACTGGCCCCGCGCCGACTGGTTCGACTTCAGCGGCGTCCGGGCCCAGTGCGAGGCAGTTTGCGAGACCGCGGTCATCGAGTCAGGCTACAGCGCGCCATTCTACTTTTTCAACAAGCTGCGCGGGCTCGAGCAGTCGCTGCTGGACTTGGCGCTGAACCCCGAGCTTTCTCACGAGATCATCCGCCGCCTGTGCGATTTCTTCTACGACTACTGCGAGCGTCTCTTCGAGGCCGGCGGCGGGCTCATCGACATGTCTCAGCTCACCGATGATTTCGGCTCGCAGACCGGGCTTATGATCTCCGCGTCCATGTTCGACGAGTACTTCCTGGAGGGCTACCAGCGCCTCGCGAAGCTCATGCAGGACCACGGAGTGCGTATCTTCCACCACGATGACGGGGCCATGTGGGAGCTGATCCCGCGGCTGCTCGACCTGGGGATGAATGTGCTCAACCCTGTGCAGTATGTCTGCGGGAACGTGGATCTGGACTGGTTGAAGAACACGTACGGCGATCGGCTCTGCTTCCACGGAGGCATCGAGAATCAGTCTATCCTGCCTTTCGGAACCGTGGACGAGGTGCGCGAGGAAGTGCGCCACTGCATCCGCACACTGGGCAGGGGCGGCGGGTACATCCTCGCCCCATGCCACAACATCCAGGCAGTCACGCCGGTGGAGAACATTATCGCCATGTATGAGACGGCCTGGGAAGAGGGCTGGTACTGA